One region of Tachysurus fulvidraco isolate hzauxx_2018 chromosome 9, HZAU_PFXX_2.0, whole genome shotgun sequence genomic DNA includes:
- the mrpl19 gene encoding 39S ribosomal protein L19, mitochondrial isoform X1, translating to MAACTQRTGVLLGFIRNVQFHNERMFSVFTARLQAAGSSDEPPKFTPPSKPVIVDKSKPEEAMRRFVSPEFIPPRQRTAPLKFFLERKDMIQRRKVLNIPEFYVGSVLSVTTSDPHAANNTNCFVGICIQRSGKGLGATFILRNIVDGQGVEICYELYNPRMKHIEVLKLEKRLDDNLMYLRDALPEYSTFAFDMKPVHLSPTQEVPVNELKVRMKPRPWSKRWERPKFNIQGIRFDLCLTPEKLEHAQKWAEPWRRYDMLKEYDTSALEEKIYQELQTELRK from the exons ATGGCGGCGTGCACACAGAGGACAGGAGTGTTGTTAGGATTCATCCGAAATGTGCAGTTTCACAACGAAC GCATGTTTTCAGTGTTCACAGCGCGATTACAGGCAGCGGGTTCGAGCGACGAGCCGCCGAAGTTCACTCCTCCGTCCAAACCGGTGATAGTGGATAAATCAAAGCCTGAAGAAGCGATGCGAAG GTTTGTCAGTCCCGAGTTTATTCCCCCACGCCAGCGCACGGCCCCACTGAAATTCTTCCTCGAGCGCAAAGACATGATCCAGAGACGCAAAGTACTGAACATTCCCGAGTTCTACGTGG GAAGCGTTTTGTCCGTCACGACGTCAGACCCGCATGCCGCCAACAACACCAACTGCTTCGTGGGAATCTGCATCCAGCGCTCCGGTAAAGGACTCGGTGCCACCTTCATCCTCAGGAATATCGTCGACGGACAAG gagtgGAGATCTGTTATGAGCTGTACAATCCTCGCATGAAGCACATTGAGGTGCTGAAGCTGGAGAAGAGACTGGATGATAACCTGATGTACCTGAGAGATGCTCTGCCAGAATACAGCACCTTCGCCTTCGACATGAAGCCTGTTCACCTGTCACCTACGCAGGAAGTTCCTGTCAACGAG cTAAAGGTGAGGATGAAGCCTCGTCCCTGGTCCAAGCGATGGGAACGTCCCAAGTTCAACATCCAAGGAATACGTTTTGACCTGTGTCTGACCCCGGAGAAATTGGAGCACGCTCAGAAGTGGGCGGAGCCGTGGAGGCGGTACGACATGCTGAAGGAGTATGACACGTCCGCACTGGAGGAGAAAATCTACCAAGAATTGCAGACGGAGCTTAGAAAGTGA
- the mrpl19 gene encoding 39S ribosomal protein L19, mitochondrial isoform X2 yields the protein MFSVFTARLQAAGSSDEPPKFTPPSKPVIVDKSKPEEAMRRFVSPEFIPPRQRTAPLKFFLERKDMIQRRKVLNIPEFYVGSVLSVTTSDPHAANNTNCFVGICIQRSGKGLGATFILRNIVDGQGVEICYELYNPRMKHIEVLKLEKRLDDNLMYLRDALPEYSTFAFDMKPVHLSPTQEVPVNELKVRMKPRPWSKRWERPKFNIQGIRFDLCLTPEKLEHAQKWAEPWRRYDMLKEYDTSALEEKIYQELQTELRK from the exons ATGTTTTCAGTGTTCACAGCGCGATTACAGGCAGCGGGTTCGAGCGACGAGCCGCCGAAGTTCACTCCTCCGTCCAAACCGGTGATAGTGGATAAATCAAAGCCTGAAGAAGCGATGCGAAG GTTTGTCAGTCCCGAGTTTATTCCCCCACGCCAGCGCACGGCCCCACTGAAATTCTTCCTCGAGCGCAAAGACATGATCCAGAGACGCAAAGTACTGAACATTCCCGAGTTCTACGTGG GAAGCGTTTTGTCCGTCACGACGTCAGACCCGCATGCCGCCAACAACACCAACTGCTTCGTGGGAATCTGCATCCAGCGCTCCGGTAAAGGACTCGGTGCCACCTTCATCCTCAGGAATATCGTCGACGGACAAG gagtgGAGATCTGTTATGAGCTGTACAATCCTCGCATGAAGCACATTGAGGTGCTGAAGCTGGAGAAGAGACTGGATGATAACCTGATGTACCTGAGAGATGCTCTGCCAGAATACAGCACCTTCGCCTTCGACATGAAGCCTGTTCACCTGTCACCTACGCAGGAAGTTCCTGTCAACGAG cTAAAGGTGAGGATGAAGCCTCGTCCCTGGTCCAAGCGATGGGAACGTCCCAAGTTCAACATCCAAGGAATACGTTTTGACCTGTGTCTGACCCCGGAGAAATTGGAGCACGCTCAGAAGTGGGCGGAGCCGTGGAGGCGGTACGACATGCTGAAGGAGTATGACACGTCCGCACTGGAGGAGAAAATCTACCAAGAATTGCAGACGGAGCTTAGAAAGTGA